From the Accumulibacter sp. genome, one window contains:
- a CDS encoding exonuclease domain-containing protein: protein MTAPRKLILAVVAASLFTLVLVGATAALMLAGEPDAAGVGRSPEERVVVLVVLLLLAGTFCCWVIARLHELYAASPLRMAEEVTATLAHGALRVAEQGASELRVLAQAVNQLLVLREANENDVAARVREARASLEEERSRLAALMADLSQSVVVCNLDGRVLLYNQRARQELTAGADGGQAELLGLGRSIYTVFDRALITHALERLQQASRELGEADSRQLLGSAQFVTATPAGRLLRARMSPVLGGDGPHHAQVGGLSITGFVLVLEDVTSSNERHARRDALIQSLIEGGRGPLGSIRAAAEMLSEVADMPAQQRARFLRVVHDEAAKLSAQFEAAASAFSNDLRERWLLEEMRGAEVLVVAARRIGERRSGERRALAVKTENVDEDLWLRVDGYGLFQALRYLALRLQDEYAVREVRLSLTRSGQLAQLDLSWLGTFMNNETAMGWLQDPMSIAGDASPLSVTDVVERCNGDIWFQRERVSHRAFFRTMLPIAEAPTDLPRAVIAAAEGERPEFYDFDLFSWSDTSHELDERLLTELSYTVFDTETTGLQPSQGDEIIQIGATRIVNRRLLRHECFDQLINPQCRLSPQSIEVHGITRELLVDQPTIDVVLPKFRAFCADTVLVGHNAAFDMRFLQLKEEQTGVRFEQPVLDTLLLSAVLHSNQPTHRLEAIAERLGVSVFGRHTALGDAMVTGEVFLKMLPLLAEMGIRTLRQAREASQKTFHARLKY from the coding sequence ATGACAGCCCCCCGCAAGCTCATCCTCGCGGTCGTTGCTGCCAGCCTGTTCACGCTTGTCCTGGTCGGCGCAACGGCGGCATTGATGCTGGCCGGCGAGCCCGATGCAGCGGGGGTCGGCAGGTCGCCGGAAGAGCGTGTCGTCGTTCTGGTCGTGCTGCTGTTGCTTGCCGGCACCTTCTGCTGCTGGGTGATCGCCCGGCTGCATGAGCTGTACGCAGCTTCGCCCCTGCGCATGGCGGAAGAGGTGACGGCGACCCTGGCGCACGGCGCTTTGCGCGTGGCTGAGCAGGGTGCGAGCGAGTTGCGGGTGCTGGCGCAGGCGGTCAATCAGCTGCTCGTGTTGCGCGAGGCGAACGAGAACGACGTCGCCGCGCGGGTGCGCGAGGCGCGGGCATCGCTCGAGGAAGAGAGGAGCCGGCTGGCGGCACTGATGGCGGACCTCAGCCAGAGCGTCGTCGTCTGCAACCTGGATGGGCGTGTGCTGCTCTACAACCAGCGGGCCCGGCAGGAGCTGACGGCCGGGGCCGACGGCGGCCAAGCCGAGTTGCTCGGGCTCGGTCGCTCGATCTACACGGTTTTCGATCGCGCGCTCATCACCCACGCGCTCGAGCGCCTGCAGCAGGCCAGCCGCGAGCTCGGAGAGGCCGACAGCAGGCAACTCCTCGGTTCGGCTCAGTTCGTCACGGCGACGCCGGCTGGTCGCCTGCTGCGGGCGCGCATGTCGCCGGTCCTCGGCGGCGACGGGCCGCACCATGCACAGGTTGGTGGTCTGTCGATCACCGGTTTCGTCCTCGTTCTCGAGGACGTGACCAGCAGCAACGAGCGGCATGCGCGGCGTGACGCGTTGATCCAGTCGCTGATCGAGGGCGGGCGCGGACCTTTGGGCAGCATCCGCGCGGCAGCGGAGATGCTGTCCGAGGTGGCAGACATGCCGGCGCAACAGCGTGCTCGCTTCCTGCGGGTGGTCCATGACGAGGCGGCAAAACTGTCGGCGCAGTTCGAGGCTGCTGCCAGCGCGTTCTCGAACGACCTGCGCGAGCGCTGGTTGCTGGAGGAGATGCGTGGTGCCGAAGTGTTGGTCGTCGCCGCCCGGCGCATCGGCGAGAGGCGATCCGGCGAGCGGCGGGCCTTGGCCGTGAAGACCGAGAACGTCGACGAGGATCTCTGGCTGCGCGTCGATGGCTACGGCTTGTTCCAGGCGCTGCGCTACCTCGCCCTGCGCCTGCAGGATGAGTACGCGGTGCGCGAAGTCCGCCTGTCGCTGACCCGCAGCGGGCAGCTGGCGCAACTCGACCTGTCGTGGCTGGGTACCTTCATGAACAACGAAACGGCGATGGGGTGGCTGCAGGATCCGATGTCTATCGCCGGTGATGCCTCGCCGCTCAGCGTCACCGATGTCGTCGAGCGCTGCAATGGCGACATCTGGTTCCAGCGCGAGCGGGTGTCACATCGCGCCTTCTTTCGCACCATGCTGCCGATCGCCGAGGCGCCGACCGACCTGCCACGGGCGGTCATCGCCGCAGCCGAGGGAGAGCGACCGGAGTTCTACGACTTCGATCTGTTCAGCTGGTCGGATACCAGTCACGAGCTCGACGAGCGACTCCTCACGGAACTCTCCTACACCGTCTTCGACACCGAGACCACCGGACTGCAGCCGTCGCAGGGAGACGAGATCATCCAGATCGGCGCGACGCGGATCGTCAATCGTCGCCTGCTTCGCCACGAGTGCTTCGACCAGCTGATCAATCCGCAGTGCCGGCTGTCGCCGCAGTCGATCGAGGTGCACGGCATCACGCGCGAACTTCTCGTCGACCAGCCGACGATCGATGTCGTGTTGCCGAAGTTTCGCGCGTTCTGCGCCGATACGGTACTCGTCGGACACAATGCCGCTTTCGACATGCGATTCCTGCAGCTCAAGGAAGAGCAGACCGGCGTGCGCTTCGAACAGCCCGTTCTCGATACCTTGCTGCTGTCGGCGGTGCTGCACAGCAACCAGCCGACGCACCGGCTCGAGGCGATCGCCGAGCGCCTCGGGGTGTCGGTGTTCGGTCGTCACACGGCGCTCGGTGACGCGATGGTGACCGGCGAAGTCTTCCTGAAGATGCTGCCGTTGCTCGCCGAGATGGGTATCCGCACCCTGCGGCAGGCGCGCGAAGCCAGCCAGAAGACCTTCCATGCCCGGCTCAAGTACTGA
- a CDS encoding response regulator transcription factor: MNKKILIADDEQNIVISIEFLLRREGFEVLVAGDGEEALAKVRGERPDLVLLDVMMPKMNGFDVCQALRSDPDLSATRILMLTAKGRDTEVSKGLGLGADGYMTKPFSTKELLAEVRKLLGM; this comes from the coding sequence ATGAACAAGAAAATTCTGATTGCCGACGACGAGCAAAACATCGTCATTTCGATCGAATTCCTGCTGCGCCGGGAGGGCTTCGAGGTGCTCGTCGCGGGCGATGGCGAAGAAGCCCTGGCGAAGGTTCGGGGCGAGAGGCCGGACCTCGTGCTGCTCGACGTGATGATGCCGAAGATGAATGGCTTTGATGTCTGTCAGGCATTGCGCTCCGATCCCGATCTCTCTGCCACGCGGATCCTGATGCTGACGGCCAAGGGGCGCGACACGGAGGTGAGCAAGGGGCTGGGGCTCGGCGCCGACGGCTACATGACGAAGCCCTTTTCGACCAAGGAACTGCTGGCCGAGGTGCGCAAGCTGCTCGGCATGTAG
- a CDS encoding sensor histidine kinase has product MLQAPVLIAVSLLYLGLLFAVAWWGDRRADQGRSLIDSATIYALSMAVYCTTWTFYGSVGRAAVSGIGFLPVYLGPTLVMALGWFILRKMIRIVKANRITSIADFISSRYGKSHLLGGLVTIIAVIGIVPYIALQLKAVSSTVGLLLGYPDIVMPHRSPTMSVAADISFYIALILAAFTIVFGTRHLDATERHEGMVAAIALESVVKLVAFVAVGVFVTYGIYGGFGDIFEHLATHPELRRLATAIPSGQGYTGWFSLIVLSALAVLFLPRQFQVAVVENVDESHLRRAAWLFPLYLLLINIFVLPIALGGLMHFAGQGVDADTFVLTLPMSQRQEGLALLVFIGGLSAGTGMVIVETIALSTMVCNDLVMPLLLRHRGLALSEAKDLSGLLLGIRRGAIVLILLLGYCYFRLAGEAYALVAIGLISFSAVAQFAPAIIGGMYWRGGTRGGALAGLLAGFVVWGYTLLLPSFAKSGWLPGDFLTQGLSGIDLLRPLQLFGLTGIDEISHCLFWSFLANIGAYVGVSLLRPPTAAEATQATVFVDALQEAGPIGAVLWRGRAKVSDLQELVGRFLGPARAEVAFAGYARRHGSRQGDKPEADARLVQFAESLLAGAIGSASARVMVASVAKEEPLSIEEVMHILDEASQLRTYSRELERKSRELTAATLELREANERLQELDRVKDDIMSSVTHELRTPLTSIRAFSELLRDDPKMHLPDRERFLGLIVSETERLTRLINQTLDLAKIESGRADWNACELDLKEVIEQSVAATSQLFREKEAHVDLDLPDNLPQIMGDRDRLIQVMLNLLSNAAKFLPPGSGRVRVVLSLLADGLQVSVTDNGPGIRPQDQELIFEKFRQVGDTMTAKPSGTGLGLPISRRIVEHLGGRLWVESVPGEGATFLFTLPFAPQHEPAVGQPEQPGQSGGRG; this is encoded by the coding sequence ATGCTGCAAGCGCCGGTCCTGATTGCCGTCTCGCTGCTCTACCTCGGCCTGCTGTTCGCCGTCGCCTGGTGGGGCGACCGGCGAGCCGACCAAGGCCGGTCTCTGATCGACAGCGCGACGATCTACGCCCTGTCGATGGCGGTGTACTGCACGACCTGGACCTTTTACGGCAGCGTCGGGCGAGCCGCCGTCTCGGGCATCGGCTTCCTGCCGGTGTACCTCGGGCCGACGCTGGTGATGGCGCTGGGCTGGTTCATCCTGCGCAAGATGATCCGCATCGTCAAGGCCAATCGCATCACCTCGATCGCCGACTTCATTTCGTCGCGCTACGGCAAGAGCCATCTCCTCGGCGGGCTGGTGACGATCATCGCGGTGATCGGCATCGTTCCCTACATCGCGCTGCAGTTGAAGGCGGTGTCGAGCACGGTCGGTCTGCTGCTGGGCTATCCCGACATCGTCATGCCGCATCGCAGCCCGACGATGTCGGTGGCAGCCGACATCAGCTTCTACATCGCCCTGATCCTGGCTGCGTTCACGATCGTCTTCGGTACCCGCCACCTCGATGCCACCGAGCGCCACGAAGGCATGGTGGCGGCGATCGCCCTCGAGTCGGTGGTCAAGCTGGTGGCCTTCGTCGCCGTCGGCGTCTTCGTCACCTACGGCATCTATGGGGGATTCGGCGACATCTTCGAACATCTGGCGACGCACCCCGAACTGCGGCGGCTGGCGACCGCGATTCCGTCCGGTCAGGGATATACCGGCTGGTTCTCGCTGATCGTCCTCTCGGCGCTGGCGGTGCTCTTCCTGCCACGCCAGTTCCAGGTGGCCGTCGTCGAAAACGTCGATGAGTCGCACCTCCGGCGCGCCGCCTGGTTGTTTCCGCTCTACCTGTTGCTGATCAACATCTTCGTCCTGCCGATCGCGCTCGGTGGGCTGATGCATTTCGCGGGGCAGGGCGTCGACGCCGACACCTTCGTCCTGACGCTGCCGATGTCGCAGCGGCAGGAGGGGCTGGCGCTGCTGGTGTTCATCGGCGGCCTGTCGGCCGGCACCGGGATGGTCATCGTGGAAACCATCGCGCTGTCGACGATGGTCTGCAACGACCTCGTCATGCCACTTCTGTTGCGCCATCGCGGGCTCGCGCTGAGCGAAGCGAAGGACCTTTCGGGCCTGCTTCTGGGCATCCGGCGCGGCGCGATCGTCCTCATCCTGCTGCTCGGCTATTGCTATTTCCGGCTGGCGGGAGAGGCCTATGCACTCGTCGCCATCGGTCTGATCAGTTTCTCCGCCGTGGCCCAGTTCGCGCCGGCGATCATCGGCGGCATGTACTGGCGGGGCGGCACGCGCGGCGGTGCGCTGGCGGGGCTTCTGGCGGGTTTCGTCGTCTGGGGCTACACGCTGCTGCTGCCGTCCTTTGCCAAGTCGGGATGGCTGCCGGGCGACTTCCTGACGCAGGGGCTGTCCGGCATCGATCTCCTGCGACCACTGCAACTGTTCGGACTGACCGGCATCGACGAGATCTCGCACTGCCTGTTCTGGAGTTTCCTGGCCAACATCGGCGCCTATGTCGGCGTCTCGCTGCTGCGGCCGCCGACGGCCGCCGAGGCGACGCAGGCGACGGTCTTCGTCGATGCGCTGCAGGAGGCGGGGCCGATCGGCGCCGTCCTCTGGCGCGGCCGGGCGAAGGTCAGCGACCTGCAGGAGCTGGTCGGGCGCTTTCTCGGACCGGCGCGGGCGGAGGTGGCCTTTGCCGGCTATGCCCGTCGTCATGGCAGCCGGCAGGGCGACAAGCCGGAAGCCGATGCGCGTCTGGTGCAGTTTGCCGAATCACTGCTCGCCGGCGCCATCGGCAGCGCCTCGGCGCGGGTCATGGTGGCCTCGGTGGCCAAAGAGGAGCCGCTGAGCATCGAGGAGGTGATGCACATTCTCGACGAAGCTTCGCAACTGCGCACCTACAGCCGCGAACTCGAGCGCAAGTCGCGCGAGCTGACGGCGGCGACGCTCGAGTTGCGCGAGGCCAACGAGCGCCTGCAGGAACTCGACCGAGTCAAGGATGACATCATGTCGTCGGTGACGCACGAGTTGCGCACGCCGCTGACCTCGATCCGTGCCTTCTCCGAACTGCTGCGCGATGATCCGAAGATGCACCTGCCGGATCGTGAGCGCTTTCTCGGTCTCATCGTCAGTGAGACCGAGCGCCTGACGCGACTGATCAACCAGACGCTCGATCTGGCTAAGATCGAGTCCGGGCGCGCCGACTGGAATGCCTGCGAGCTCGATCTGAAGGAAGTGATCGAGCAGTCGGTCGCGGCGACCAGCCAACTTTTTCGCGAGAAAGAGGCGCATGTCGATCTCGATCTGCCGGATAATCTGCCGCAGATCATGGGTGACCGAGACCGCCTGATCCAGGTGATGCTGAATCTGCTTTCGAACGCGGCCAAGTTTCTGCCGCCGGGCAGTGGCCGGGTGCGGGTGGTGTTGTCCCTGCTGGCAGACGGACTGCAGGTGAGCGTCACCGACAACGGGCCGGGAATCCGGCCGCAGGATCAGGAGCTGATCTTCGAGAAGTTCCGCCAGGTTGGCGACACGATGACCGCCAAGCCATCTGGAACCGGTCTCGGTCTGCCGATCAGCCGGCGCATCGTCGAGCATCTCGGCGGCCGGTTGTGGGTGGAGAGCGTCCCGGGCGAGGGCGCGACCTTCCTGTTTACCCTGCCTTTTGCGCCGCAGCACGAGCCGGCGGTTGGGCAGCCGGAGCAGCCTGGCCAATCCGGCGGGCGTGGTTGA
- the menB gene encoding 1,4-dihydroxy-2-naphthoyl-CoA synthase, with product MIRPALDWQPRVADATYSDIRYDAAEGIARIVINRPERRNAFRPETVEQLIDAMHRAQFDAAIGVIVLTGAGHLAFCSGGDQFVRGDDGGYHDEAGMPHLNVLDLQMQIRRCPKPVVAMVAGYAIGGGHVLHLVCDLTIAADNARFGQTGPRVGSFDAGLGAGLMARTIGLKRAKEIWLLCRQYDAAQALSMGLVNAVVPLAGLEEETVRWCREMLQLSPMALRMIKAGFNADTDGLAGIQELAGNATGLFYMTAEGQEGRNAWVEKRRPDFSRYRRRP from the coding sequence ATGATCCGCCCCGCTCTCGATTGGCAGCCACGCGTCGCCGACGCCACCTACAGCGACATCCGCTACGACGCTGCCGAGGGCATCGCCCGCATTGTCATCAATCGGCCCGAGCGACGCAATGCCTTTCGCCCCGAAACCGTCGAGCAACTGATCGATGCCATGCACCGGGCGCAGTTCGATGCCGCCATCGGTGTCATCGTCCTGACCGGCGCCGGACACCTCGCCTTCTGCTCGGGCGGCGACCAGTTCGTGCGCGGCGATGACGGCGGCTACCACGACGAAGCGGGCATGCCGCACCTCAATGTGCTCGACCTGCAGATGCAGATTCGCCGCTGCCCGAAGCCCGTGGTGGCGATGGTCGCGGGTTACGCGATCGGTGGCGGGCACGTCCTGCACCTCGTCTGCGACCTGACGATAGCCGCCGACAACGCCCGTTTTGGCCAGACCGGCCCGCGCGTCGGCAGTTTCGACGCCGGCCTCGGCGCCGGGCTGATGGCGCGGACGATCGGTCTCAAGCGGGCGAAGGAGATCTGGCTACTCTGCCGCCAGTATGACGCGGCGCAGGCGCTGTCGATGGGGCTGGTGAATGCGGTCGTTCCCCTCGCCGGACTCGAGGAGGAGACCGTGCGCTGGTGTCGCGAGATGCTGCAGCTCTCGCCGATGGCGCTGCGCATGATCAAGGCCGGCTTCAACGCCGATACCGACGGTCTTGCCGGGATCCAGGAACTCGCCGGCAATGCCACCGGCCTCTTCTACATGACCGCCGAAGGCCAGGAGGGACGCAATGCCTGGGTCGAGAAGCGGCGACCGGATTTCTCGCGCTATCGCCGGCGGCCCTGA
- the menC gene encoding o-succinylbenzoate synthase, whose protein sequence is MKLAAASVHPYRLPLRSPWLTAGASVDERCGWLLCLQDDSGRRAYGDCAPLPGSGGENAPAAAQALRSLLLPLIGLTARAALERLAPDGDCPTPVARCAVETALLDLLAQGSGMPLAAYLSGTRLRHGMCSAPPPPVRINAACGSLHNLGANDIRAACNAGFAILKMKVGVLAIDDEVALLQQIATVLPPGCRLRLDANRAWPDAAATRFLQACAKLPIEMLEEPLAAPDIDRLQALQDSTTIAIAVDESIRHLDGEALVGRRAVRRLVLKPPRHGGLLPTLALARQAGNAGVECIITSSLDSACGITAAAHVAAALDNGLAHGLATSAWLHEDTGSPPRIGRGLLLLDASPGLGFVPERQRRFLPLDALYCR, encoded by the coding sequence ATGAAGCTCGCTGCAGCGAGCGTTCACCCCTATCGGCTGCCGCTGCGGTCGCCTTGGCTGACGGCGGGCGCCAGCGTCGACGAACGCTGCGGCTGGCTGCTCTGCCTGCAGGACGACAGCGGACGCCGCGCCTACGGTGACTGCGCGCCGCTGCCCGGCAGCGGTGGCGAGAACGCGCCGGCCGCGGCACAGGCGCTGCGCTCGCTGCTGCTGCCGCTGATCGGCCTCACCGCCCGGGCAGCGCTCGAGCGGCTCGCGCCGGACGGCGACTGTCCCACGCCGGTCGCGCGCTGTGCCGTCGAGACGGCGCTCCTCGACCTGCTGGCGCAGGGTTCCGGGATGCCGCTTGCGGCCTACCTCAGCGGCACCCGCCTGCGGCACGGGATGTGCTCGGCGCCACCGCCCCCCGTACGGATCAACGCCGCCTGTGGCAGTCTGCACAACCTCGGCGCCAACGACATTCGCGCCGCCTGCAACGCCGGCTTCGCGATTCTCAAGATGAAGGTCGGCGTGCTCGCCATCGACGACGAGGTCGCCCTCCTGCAGCAGATCGCCACCGTCCTGCCACCCGGCTGCCGCCTGCGCCTCGACGCCAACCGCGCCTGGCCGGACGCGGCGGCGACCCGCTTCCTGCAGGCCTGCGCCAAGCTGCCGATCGAGATGCTCGAGGAACCGCTGGCCGCTCCCGACATCGACCGGTTGCAGGCCCTGCAGGACAGCACGACGATCGCCATTGCCGTCGACGAGTCGATCCGCCACCTCGACGGCGAGGCCCTCGTCGGGCGGCGGGCGGTGCGCCGCCTGGTGCTCAAGCCGCCGCGGCATGGCGGCCTGCTGCCGACCCTCGCACTGGCGCGCCAGGCCGGCAACGCCGGCGTCGAATGCATCATCACCAGCAGCCTCGACAGCGCCTGCGGCATCACCGCTGCCGCCCACGTCGCGGCAGCACTCGACAACGGGCTGGCGCACGGTCTTGCCACCTCGGCGTGGCTGCACGAGGATACCGGGTCGCCACCCCGCATCGGCCGCGGCCTGCTGCTGCTCGACGCCTCGCCAGGGCTCGGCTTCGTGCCCGAACGGCAGCGACGCTTCCTGCCACTCGACGCGCTATACTGTCGATAA
- a CDS encoding ATP-dependent helicase, giving the protein MRIPDDGYPTAPVERIASLNPAQRAAVGFGIEAQRGGEQRHPPLLVIAGAGSGKTSTLAHRVAQLIDCGADPTRLLLLTFSRRAADEMSRRVGRLLGRRAAGTPPLPWAGTFHGIAARLLREYAARIGIDPAFSIHDRQDSADLLNLARHSLGFSARAKRFPLKGTCLAIYSAVLNTQVALGEVLQTSFPWCAEWETELKSLFREYVRSKQGQQVLDYDDLLLYWAQMVGEGELGREIGDRFSHVLVDEYQDTNRLQAAILLAMKPDGNGLTVVGDDAQSIYAFRGATVRNILDFPQHFAPPAQVLTLDRNYRSTQPILDAANRVIALAKERFTKDLWSERRAGEKPRLVAVRDEADQAAYVVEQVLARREAGLRLKSQAVLFRTAQHSVRIEIELRRRNIPFVKFGGLRFLEAAHVKDVLAILRWGQNQRDRMAGFRAMQLVAGIGPKSASRVLDNIASAAAACLLLDEQPVAEAVKPAWREFAALVADCGPGRAPWPTACERVCHWYQEQIDRLHEDPLPRQADIEQLALIAATYPNAERFLTELTLDPPAASSDEAGPPLLDEDYLILSTIHSAKGQEWTAVFVLNAVDGCIPSDMATGSTAALEEERRLLYVAMTRARTHLELILPQRFHVAQQPAHGDRYVHAARTRFIPHALLPDYEQLSWPQPAVVVAPANPHARQQVFDLTARMRAMWE; this is encoded by the coding sequence ATGCGCATTCCTGATGACGGGTACCCGACTGCCCCGGTTGAGCGAATCGCGTCGCTCAACCCGGCGCAGCGGGCTGCGGTCGGCTTCGGCATCGAAGCACAGCGCGGCGGAGAACAGCGGCACCCGCCCTTGCTGGTGATCGCCGGCGCCGGCTCGGGCAAGACCAGCACACTCGCGCACCGGGTCGCGCAGTTGATCGACTGCGGTGCCGACCCCACCCGCCTGCTCCTGCTCACCTTCTCGCGCCGTGCCGCCGACGAGATGAGCCGCCGCGTCGGGCGTCTGCTCGGCCGGCGTGCAGCCGGCACACCACCGTTGCCCTGGGCAGGCACCTTTCACGGCATCGCTGCCCGCCTGTTGCGCGAGTACGCCGCGCGCATCGGCATCGACCCCGCCTTCAGCATCCATGACCGGCAGGATTCGGCCGACCTGCTCAACCTCGCCCGCCACAGCCTGGGCTTCTCGGCAAGGGCGAAGCGCTTCCCGTTGAAGGGCACCTGCCTGGCGATCTACTCGGCGGTGCTGAACACGCAGGTGGCGCTCGGCGAAGTGCTGCAGACGAGCTTTCCGTGGTGCGCCGAATGGGAAACCGAGCTCAAGAGCCTGTTCCGCGAATACGTGCGCAGCAAGCAGGGCCAGCAGGTACTCGACTACGACGACCTGCTCCTCTATTGGGCACAGATGGTCGGCGAGGGCGAACTCGGTCGCGAGATCGGCGATCGCTTCAGCCACGTGCTGGTGGACGAGTACCAGGATACCAACCGTCTGCAGGCAGCGATCCTGCTGGCGATGAAACCCGATGGCAACGGCCTCACCGTCGTCGGCGACGACGCGCAGTCGATCTACGCCTTTCGCGGTGCAACGGTGCGCAACATCCTCGACTTTCCGCAGCACTTCGCACCACCCGCGCAGGTGCTCACCCTCGACCGCAATTACCGGTCTACGCAGCCGATCCTCGACGCTGCCAACCGGGTGATCGCGCTCGCCAAGGAGCGCTTCACCAAGGATCTGTGGAGCGAGCGCCGAGCCGGCGAGAAGCCGCGGCTCGTCGCCGTGCGCGACGAAGCCGACCAGGCCGCCTACGTCGTCGAGCAGGTGCTCGCGCGTCGCGAAGCCGGCCTCCGCCTGAAGTCGCAGGCGGTGCTGTTCCGCACCGCGCAGCACAGCGTGCGCATCGAGATCGAACTGCGGCGGCGCAACATCCCCTTCGTCAAGTTCGGTGGACTCAGGTTCCTCGAAGCCGCGCACGTCAAGGACGTCCTCGCCATCCTCCGCTGGGGGCAGAACCAACGTGACCGCATGGCCGGCTTCCGTGCCATGCAACTGGTTGCCGGGATCGGTCCGAAAAGCGCCAGTCGCGTGCTCGACAACATCGCTTCGGCGGCGGCCGCCTGCCTGCTGCTCGACGAGCAACCCGTCGCCGAGGCGGTAAAGCCCGCCTGGCGCGAGTTCGCCGCACTGGTCGCCGATTGCGGCCCCGGTCGCGCACCGTGGCCGACCGCCTGCGAGCGGGTCTGCCACTGGTATCAGGAACAGATCGATCGTCTGCACGAAGATCCGCTGCCGCGGCAGGCGGACATCGAACAGCTGGCACTGATCGCTGCCACCTATCCGAATGCCGAGCGCTTCCTCACCGAACTGACGCTCGACCCGCCCGCTGCCAGCAGCGACGAGGCCGGACCACCGCTGCTCGACGAGGACTACCTGATCCTGTCGACGATCCACTCCGCCAAGGGGCAGGAATGGACCGCCGTGTTCGTCCTCAATGCAGTCGATGGCTGCATCCCGTCAGACATGGCAACCGGTTCGACGGCAGCGCTCGAGGAGGAGCGACGGCTGCTCTACGTTGCCATGACGCGGGCGCGGACACACCTGGAGCTGATCCTGCCGCAGCGTTTCCACGTCGCGCAGCAGCCGGCCCATGGCGACCGGTACGTCCATGCCGCGCGCACGCGTTTCATCCCGCATGCACTGCTGCCCGACTATGAGCAACTTTCCTGGCCGCAGCCGGCCGTTGTCGTGGCGCCTGCCAATCCGCACGCTCGGCAGCAGGTGTTCGACCTGACGGCGCGGATGCGCGCGATGTGGGAATGA